From one Colletotrichum destructivum chromosome 3, complete sequence genomic stretch:
- a CDS encoding Putative flavin monooxygenase, FAD/NAD(P)-binding domain superfamily → MMAPFDVKKIAVIGAGPTGLAAARYLSAQAAFESVTVFEQQDEVGGVWNYSEHPTTSLHVPQTDPFCPQDPPLRPKPGAPPVFPTPMYGTLHANTIKTTMNYKNAPFPEDTWVFPSRQSIFKYLVEYAKDVHHLIKFSHQVQALNLRQENGRDKWDLVAACTLSGRQFSDTYDAVVVANGHYDIPFIPDVKGIKTFHETHPSAILHSKNYRIPEPFKGKKVIVVGNGPSGLDIARQVSPVADRVYLSVRHPTPPDKVHHIGVTEVPRIVEFVPEKRAVIFEGGRTEEDIDTVIYCTGFFFSFPFLPELLKPNILTTGKGIRGLYQHLFLIRHPTLAFAGLLIKTVPWPVAENQAAVIGAVWSNGLNLPSVEDQEKWELDLFRKRGDKNIHVLLDDGDDGRYLNMLHDWVAESTKKGREPPYWHDEQFWERGVYWSSKQEFEKRGGTATTLRELGFAYPGVGKWRHAASKL, encoded by the coding sequence ATGATGGCTCCGTTCGACGTCAAGAagatcgccgtcatcggcgccgggcCGACTGGTCTGGCAGCCGCGAGATACCTCTCGGCACAAGCTGCTTTTGAGTCCGTCACCGTCTTCGAACAGCAGGACGAGGTAGGCGGCGTCTGGAACTACAGCGAGCACCCGACCACATCCCTCCATGTGCCACAAACGGATCCATTTTGTCCGCAGGACCCTCCGCTCCGGCCTAAGCCTGGCGCGCCTCCCGTATTTCCCACCCCGATGTACGGAACACTCCacgccaacaccatcaagacgacgatgaacTACAAAAATGCGCCATTCCCCGAGGACACATGGGTGTTTCCCTCTCGGCAGTCGATTTTCAAATATCTGGTGGAGTACGCCAAGGACGTGCACCATCTCATCAAGTTCTCTCACCAGGTCCAGGCGCTTAACCTGCGGCAGGAGAACGGCAGAGACAAATGGGACCTTGTGGCTGCTTGCACGCTCAGCGGTCGCCAATTCAGCGACACGTACGATGCGGTGGTTGTCGCCAACGGACACTACGACATCCCCTTCATTCCCGATGTGAAGGGTATAAAGACATTTCACGAGACTCACCCGTCGGCTATATTGCACTCCAAGAACTACCGCATTCCCGAGCCCTTCaaggggaagaaggtgaTCGTAGTCGGCAATGGGCCGTCGGGGCTAGACATCGCCCGTCAAGTCAGCCCGGTAGCAGACAGGGTGTATTTATCTGTACGACACCCGACTCCACCAGACAAGGTCCATCACATTGGCGTGACAGAGGTCCCGCGGATTGTGGAGTTTGTGCCAGAAAAGAGGGCGGTCATTTTCGAGGGTGGGAGGACGGAAGAGGATATCGATACAGTGATTTACTGcaccggcttcttctttagctttcctttcctccccGAACTCCTTAAGCCGAACATTTTGACGACCGGCAAAGGCATCCGAGGCCTATACCAGCACCTATTTCTCATTCGACACCCAACGCTTGCCTTTGCCGGGTTACTCATCAAGACTGTGCCGTGGCCCGTGGCCGAGAACCAGGCTGCAGTCATCGGGGCCGTTTGGTCAAACGGACTGAACTTACCATCCGTCGAAGACCAGGAGAAATGGGAGCTCGACCTCTTCAGAAAACGCGGCGACAAGAACATTCATGTGTTACTtgacgatggagacgacggTCGTTACCTCAACATGCTGCACGATTGGGTGGCGGAGTCAACAAAGAAAGGCAGAGAGCCCCCATACTGGCACGATGAGCAGTTTTGGGAGCGCGGAGTTTACTGGTCAAGCAAGCAGGAGTTTGAAAAGCGAGGGGGGACTGCGACCACGCTTCGAGAGCTTGGCTTTGCGTATCCTGGGGTCGGGAAATGGAGGCACGCTGCCTCGAAGCTGTAG
- a CDS encoding uncharacterized protein (Putative zn(2)Cys(6) fungal-type DNA-binding domain, transcription factor domain, fungi), producing MTTETTTVPALEAAAADPATDLSALTTVTTATAGELASTDQHDHHDHHDHHEHHDDSNDTSSDQEPSKKRSSSVADLKDGAPPAKVTKRRAARACVSCRARKVRCDVVEGAPCGNCRWDNVECVVQESRRRKKNLLTASTAVHPGAEAQLRSKGTNPVNIHSSAELRRPSNASVASVNGSVAANPVPATCMPLGATTPAIGAGAAAVTGIGPGVLGGLSVPGGSSDGLEGHVPHMLYQRSGYRHDSAALLTKLQSAAAAASADSNSRRLLSNLLAQASLFGGMASGDGRTSQFLASLEEPDLHAQLPPFVKPLPAKIAQEDVTYLHAKGALTLPTLPLQNALLQAYIEFVHPYMPLLELYDFLAVINAQDGLCGQISLFLYQAVMFAATAFVDMKVLREAGYPTRKAARKAFFQKTRLLYDFDYESDRLVLVQALLLMTYWYETPDDQKDTWHWMGVAISLAHTIGLHRDPAATSMPVRKQKLWKRIWWSCFMRDRLIALGMRRPTRIKDEDFDVPMLQESDFELEVLPEENKVVPAESMLLRDVSMQRELAALCISKAQLCICISHMLKAQYSVLIRDKMRPENTVNSTMMLFPNKKLDNVESVTSVDLELMAWADTLPAICQYRPLTPLDVKNGRSTVAVQRTLLHMVYYTTISALHRPQFLPSSPIHAPTTSRQVQEMSRLRVRDAAMHVTRMAAELHQLRLERFLPTTGVTVILPAMIIHLLEMKNPVSQSRDRATRGFRQCMRVMEKLREIYAAADYATGFLDAALRKAAIDINLQQTAAPMTQQNLKLAEPTFGAQTPPPDNMPYMTSGEALFAHKPNPQRDFLPQTINAAALDLSVTSPPQTEKDHESALGGMTPSASGSSEEPGPLDLEFLQTQEEIDWNAMTGTEFDVDQWLQFPPEGVNNTDEGFMTNVFGEESMSDAMNWAATGTVEKEGEGAAKIATLA from the exons ATGACGACCGAAACGACCACTGTGCCagccctcgaggccgccgccgccgacccggcCACCGATCTATCGGCCCTGACGAccgtgacgacggcgaccgcGGGAGAGCTGGCGTCGACAGATCAACATGACCATCATGACCACCACGATCATCACGAACACCATGATGACTCCAACGACACTTCGTCCGATCAGGAGCCGAGCAAGAAGCGCTCCTCATCCGTCGCCGACCTGAAAGACGGTGCGCCCCCGGCCAAGGTGACGAAGCGCAGAGCCGCCCGCGCCTGCGTGAGCTGTCGCGCGCGCAAAGTCCGCtgcgacgtcgtcgaagGCGCGCCCTGCGGTAACTGCAGATGGGACAATGTCGAGTGCGTTGTCCAGGAGAGCCGTCGACGAAA GAAAAATCTCTTGACTGCCAGCACGGCGGTGCACCCGGGAGCCGAGGCACAATTACGCTCCAAGGGCACGAACCCAGTCAACATTCACAGCAGCGCGGAGCTGCGCCGACCTAGCAATGCCTCGGTGGCTTCGGTCAACGGATCAGTTGCAGCGAATCCCGTCCCGGCCACTTGCATGCCTCTGGGCGCGACAACACCAGCCATTGGTGCTGGAGCCGCAGCTGTGACTGGAATTGGCCCAGGCGTCCTCGGGGGTCTTTCGGTTCCTGGCGGTTCTTCAgacggccttgagggccACGTTCCTCATATGCTTT ACCAACGATCGGGTTACCGTCATGACAGCGCTGCACTGCTCACCAAGCTGCAAtcggccgcggccgcagCGTCAGCAGACAGCAACTCTCGTCGCCTCCTGTCGAACCTCCTGGCCCAGGCCTCCCTCTTTGGCGGCATggccagcggcgacggccgaaCAAGTCAATTTCTCGCCTCCCTCGAGGAGCCCGACCTCCACGCTCAGCTCCCACCCTTTGTGAAACCGCTGCCTGCCAAGATCGCCCAGGAAGATGTCACCTACCTCCACGCCAAGGGGGCCCTGACTCTGCCCACGCTGCCGCTGCAGAATGCCCTTCTGCAGGCCTACATCGAATTCGTTCATCCCTATATGCCGCTGCTCGAGCTGTACGACTTTCTGGCCGTCATCAATGCCCAGGACGGGCTATGCGGCCAGATCAGTCTGTTCCTTTATCAGGCTGTCATGTTCGCCGCCACTGCCTTTGTCGACATGAAGGTTCTCCGCGAGGCCGGCTACCCCACGCGCAAGGCCGCCAGGAAGGCCTTCTTccagaagacgagg CTACTGTACGACTTCGACTACGAGTCGGATcgtctcgtcctcgttcaGGCCCTCCTGTTGATGACGTACTGGTACGAGACACCCGACGACCAAAAAGACACATGGCATTGGATGGGTGTCGCCATCTCTCTGGCCCACACCATTGGCCTGCACCGTGATCCGGCCGCCACGAGCATGCCGGTGCGGAAGCAGAAGCTATGGAAGCGCATCTGGTGGTCGTGTTTCATGCGCGATCGCTTGATTGCACTGGGCATGCGTCGGCCCACCCGCATTAAGGACGAGGACTTCGATGTGCCGATGCTGCAGGAGTCCGATTTTGAGTTGGAGGTTCTGCCCgaggagaacaaggtcgtcCCCGCCGAGTCCATGCTGCTTCGGGATGTCTCGATGCAGCGGGAGCTGGCAGCCCTGTGTATCTCCAAGGCCCAgctctgcatctgcatcagCCACATGCTCAAGGCGCAGTACTCAGTCCTGATTCGGGATAAGATGCGCCCGGAGAACACGGTCAACAGCACCATGATGCTGTTCCCcaacaagaagctcgacaacGTCGAGAGCGTGACCTCGGTCGACCTGGAACTCATGGCCTGGGCCGACACCCTGCCGGCCATTTGCCAGTATCGCCCCCTGACGCCGCTGGATGTCAAAAACGGGCGATCGACCGTCGCTGTCCAGCGCACGCTGTTGCACATGGTTTACTACACCACCATCTCGGCGCTGCACCGGCCTCAGTTCCTACCGTCATCCCCCATCCATGCGCCAACGACCTCACGGCAGGTGCAGGAGATGTCCCGCCTGAGGGTCCGCGATGCTGCCATGCATGTCACCCGGATGGCGGCTGAGCTACACCAGTTGCGTCTGGAGAGATTTCTCCCCACCACTGGCGTCACGGTTATCCTGCCGGCCATGATCATCCATCTTCTGGAAATGAAGAATCCTGTGTCGCAGTCGAGAGACCGCGCCACCCGCGGCTTCCGCCAGTGCATGCGCGTCATGGAGAAGCTGCGCGAGATTtatgccgccgccgactaCGCCACGGGCTTCCTGGATGCGGCCCTGcgcaaggccgccatcgacatcaacctTCAACAGACTGCTGCGCCCATGACGCAGCAGAACctgaagctcgccgagccgACGTTCGGCGCGCAGACGCCCCCGCCCGACAATATGCCGTACATGACGAGCGGTGAGGCTCTCTTCGCTCACAAACCGAACCCGCAGCGCGACTTTCTGCCGCAGACCATCAACGCCGCGGCGCTCGACCTGTCGGTCACGAGCCCGCCGCAAACGGAGAAGGACCACGAGTCGGCGCTTGGCGGCATGACGCCGAGCGCGAGTGGCAGCTCCGAGGAGCCAGGCCCGCTTGACCTCGAGTTCTTGCAGACGCAAGAAGAGATTGACTGGAACGCCATGACTGGGACCGAGTTTGACGTTGATCAGTGGCTGCAGTTCCCGCCTGAAGGCGTCAACAACACGGATGAGGGGTTCATGACGAACGTGTTTGGCGAGGAAAGCATGAGCGACGCCATGAATTGGGCGGCGACCGGAACTGTTGAGAAGGAGGGTGAAGGCGCCGCTAAAATCGCCACCCTCGCCTAA
- a CDS encoding Putative telomeric single stranded DNA binding POT1/Cdc13, nucleic acid-binding protein: MSGVQLPAQLEAADRIPIARLSPDVQDPKTCAVRGVVTITWPYSIVKKTIAFLLAEPDFRLRRAKGQVRVEFGGSSAKAVAEAAIGSGDEITLSLEGVDFVVDEPRTHVPGMSLEWQLRFTERLLLQAKISDSEDVKVVNVDHPTQPEPDTELELPQSVSDPFIDREQTPERTVTSFTPSSKRPINESLGADEYPSPAFLKRARISYGSLFEDGVGVFDEDVGAKARAKKRTKTGRYSGVWRYTSQSPSPEPEAREISETEDTPKIESPAIVTPSRPKMVDDGCQTIERDVSPLREVQVIAEARQSPSNWRSPSKMTMVDSAVQSDLPLSPNVELSPGLAFGQPAPIPLFTSAHEQYAPAFHQPPLSPVFGHGDEGNMEPHYDAEEPFHEHRNAYPEAGLDHVLDAHDYPVALLEDPNTGSHTAATPQTTSEPIPAYHSHQQQQSLEGEHHTVVIEGIAEPQQVPWGLTSAHYSGSSVVSGEPVFEGQQAGQPPKTRAVPRDNWVQDRGGQAKVDDEDSKGEQVALEAEGGMASEDGDGLHEEPTSISYAERHFQPTKNEATAGEQEGSSSSSGSSSEDSEEEAEHEVDDAGGDYDITNYRNLSNNQDDDNGTDLESDYGQEAEEEILEPGLQGNEEDEPEEDIEDYGEEYDEDEGEDDDEEEEEEEEEEDEGEDEDEDGDEDAENYPPPTASRGGAPEVISLLSDSEDEDEAPPPRPAPVRQRQILQSDGSTDEVEDDDPYDRLESEAKYDSHEDDHEESSGSLDGESEEEVSQFDTPTPKPRPTSSGPAHDALELTSATVGDDLETMSPIKVPQTTDVSRSSSRPSSRGDSEMLTAELEEELEKELAVDNSNSEQQALQLKDPLDVRMKEVEAVPSAKVVADGNAKKQTPPHEKVNNIRDSEVQKEEPPFQPDKPVNEGRHALEVKTDAEAEAPVAEDAGALANQDSKATVDDDQDLPSDPAAEEAEVQKTPSRSAADIESDCQSQVEGSRSCDLVENEADLQETPKGSDVVIAETQRSHTESDKEMQANNEGRPTPNAASNFGKVMDMHTEKAQAVEVDDQKSVKEHTPDLIETEAADTNAEVTISLKDDHDMDSEQEADAESKVEAAVVTIVHDTTTIEVDMESAEGDSRDPTDVDMADTEAMSVDEASDQASDMDMDEMTEEQLIQSQLQEETIMFEHQTVTNTITITQEAGERTVLHEGKTADDANPTSETEIIETSRMRMETFVAKPMVNGDERFLEAAPEDEMDVDELTDAKSMELASPPPTEQFQSQSREAVKPVEQTSQASDQLNMLEGALQLVTPGGKQQIEGASQLFVETQLPEVPEANTKVSVPEIDDAPSQTQSTAPEDKAESLGQEIPENQATSFTTPVQSRETIEPTLEASNEADATSPTNDESSSQVRDYSAQPSEVQSPLIAEDASEEVNAAQPSPRRGRGHRRDRSDIARKDQDPSIKVGRASIASRRSTRLSDRTTPDSTRVTRARSQSLAVRSDSPDVDDDNVQLAKIALKSPSRAPRTKLPKEKEAIKHDEAKELKEKERAKSKEIEGEEPPKQASAQKTPAEFKAQLTRSLRANVPDCISLKVLRSYPGKAVNVLAVATTEPPEGKRAKGGPRGIMLAFNVTDHSIAPSQTILVQIFRPHKTALPVVHPGDAILLRNFSVMTLTSRGFGLRANDGSSWAVFEHKSQDDLPQIRGPPVELTDGETSHAALLKQWYNGLDAKSLARLDKANVTAPIGN; this comes from the exons ATGTCCGGGGTTCAGCTACCTGCGCAGCTCGAAGCTGCCGATCGCATCCCAATCGCTCGATTGAGCCCCGACGTCCAGGATCCGAAGACGTGCGCAGTTCGGGGTGTGGTCACAATCACCTGGCCGTACAGTATCGTCAAGAAGACGATTGCattcctcctcgccgagcctGACTTTCGACTACGTCGTGCCAAGGGCCAAGTGCGCGTTGAGTTTGGCGGATCGAGCGCCAAAGCTGTTGCTGAGGCAGCTATCGGAAGTGGCGATGAGATTACGCTGTCACTCGAAGGAGTTGATTTCGTTGTGGATGAGCCTAGAACGCATGTCCCTGGGATGAGCTTGGAGTGGCAGTTGAGGTTCACGGAGAGATTACTCCTTCAG GCCAAAATCAGCGACTCCGAAGATGTGAAGGTCGTCAATGTCGACCACCCCACTCAACCCGAACCAGATACCGAACTCGAGCTGCCACAGTCGGTTTCCGACCCGTTTATAGACAGAGAGCAGACACCTGAGAGAACAGTAACCTCGTTTACACCTTCGAGTAAGAGGCCTATCAACGAAAGCCTTGGTGCGGACGAATATCCCTCTCCCGCATTTCTCAAACGCGCCCGCATTTCATACGGGTCTCTGTTCGAGGATGGCGTGGGTGTTTTCGACGAAGACGTTGGAGCCAAAGCGCGTGCAAAGAAGAGGACAAAGACTGGCCGATACAGCGGTGTCTGGAGATACACCAGTCAATCACCAAGCCCCGAGCCAGAGGCGCGTGAAATTTCAGAAACCGAGGACACGCCTAAGATAGAGTCGCCGGCGATAGTCACGCCTTCGCGGCCAAAGATGGTCGATGACGGATGTCAAACGATCGAGCGGGACGTCAGCCCCCTCAGAGAGGTGCAAGTTATTGCGGAGGCTCGCCAAAGTCCTTCGAACTGGCGTAGCCCTTCCAAAATGACCATGGTCGACTCGGCGGTCCAGTCTGATTTACCTCTCAGTCCAAATGTCGAATTGTCGCCCGGTCTGGCATTTGGACAACCTGCGCCTATACCCCTGTTCACCTCGGCGCATGAGCAGTATGCGCCAGCCTTTCATCAACCACCCCTTAGTCCAGTTTTTGGCCATGGAGACGAAGGAAATATGGAACCGCATTATGACGCTGAAGAGCCATTTCACGAGCACCGGAATGCGTATCCTGAGGCTGGCCTTGACCACGTTCTCGATGCGCATGACTATCCGGTGGCTCTTCTCGAAGATCCCAACACTGGATCCCATACTGCTGCCACACCGCAAACTACCTCCGAGCCAATACCCGCTTACCATAGCCAtcagcaacagcaaagtCTTGAAGGGGAGCACCACACTGTCGTCATAGAGGGCATTGCCGAACCCCAGCAAGTCCCTTGGGGTCTCACGTCCGCACACTACTCTGGGTCATCTGTTGTATCCGGGGAGCCTGTATTTGAAGGACAACAGGCTGGACAGCCACCTAAAACACGAGCCGTACCTCGCGATAACTGGGTACAAGACCGTGGGGGCCAGGCCAAAGTAGACGACGAGGACTCCAAAGGTGAGCAGGTAGCCCTGGAAGCGGAAGGAGGTATGGCCTCAGAAGACGGGGATGGTCTCCATGAAGAGCCCACTTCTATTTCGTATGCCGAGAGGCACTTCCAGCCTACTAAGAACGAAGCCACAGCAGGCGAGCAAgaaggcagcagcagcagcagcgggaGTAGCAGCGAAGACAGTGAAGAGGAAGCCGAGCATGAAGTAGACGACGCCGGTGGAGACTACGACATCACCAACTACCGCAATCTGAGCAATAATCAGGACGATGACAACGGTACAGATCTAGAGTCGGACTATGGTCAAGAGGCAGAGGAAGAAATACTTGAGCCTGGACTGCAGGGcaatgaagaagatgaaCCGGAGGAGGATATCGAAGACTATGGAGAAGAAtatgatgaagacgagggcgaggatgatgacgaggaggaggaggaggaggaggaggaggaagatgagggtgaagatgaggatgaggacggggacgaggacgcggagAACTACCCCCCGCCCACTGCATCACGAGGGGGAGCGCCGGAGGTCATCAGTCTGCTTTCGGATtccgaggatgaggacgaggcccCACCACCCCGCCCTGCTCCCGTTCGACAGCGGCAGATCCTTCAGTCCGACGGGTCCACTGATGAGGTGGAAGACGATGATCCCTATGACAGGTTGGAAAGCGAAGCAAAGTACGACAGTCATGAAGACGATCATGAAGAATCATCTGGGTCATTGGATGGAGAGAGTGAAGAGGAAGTGTCCCAGTTTGACACGCCGACTCCaaagccgaggccgacgtccTCGGGGCCTGCGCATGATGCTCTGGAGTTAACATCAGCTACAGTTGGTGACGATCTCGAGACGATGAGCCCCATCAAGGTACCACAGACCACAGACGTCTCTAGAAGCTCGTCTCGGCCCAGCTCCCGGGGCGACTCGGAGATGCTTACGGCGGAGTTGGAAGAGGAGTTGGAGAAGGAGTTGGCCGTGGATAATTCCAACAGCGAACAGCAAGCACTGCAGCTGAAAGACCCTTTGGACGTTCGAATGAAAGAAGTGGAAGCCGTGCCATCTGCAAAAgttgtcgccgacggcaatGCGAAAAAGCAGACCCCACCACACGAAAAGGTCAACAACATCAGGGATTCTGAGGTACAGAAGGAAGAGCCCCCGTTTCAGCCCGACAAGCCGGTCAACGAGGGCAGACATGCGCTGGAAGTAAAGACGGATGCAGAGGCTGAAGCCCCGGTGGCCGAAGATGCTGGAGCCTTGGCCAACCAAGACTCTAAGGCCACAGTGGATGACGATCAGGACCTTCCATCCGACCCAGCTGCGGAGGAAGCCGAGGTTCAAAAAACACCGAGTCGGTCAGCAGCCGACATTGAAAGTGACTGCCAAAGCCAGGTCGAAGGATCCCGTTCATGCGACTTGGTCGAGAATGAAGCCGACCTACAAGAAACGCCGAAAGGGTCAGATGTTGTCATTGCCGAGACTCAAAGGTCACACACAGAGTCTGACAAGGAAATGCAAGCTAACAATGAGGGTCGACCGACACCAAATGCTGCATCCAATTTCGGCAAGGTCATGGATATGCATACGGAAAAGGCTCAAGCCGTTGAAGTCGACGACCAGAAGTCGGTCAAGGAACATACGCCAGATCTGATCGAAACCGAAGCGGCCGATACCAATGCCGAAGTGACAATATCTCTCAAAGATGACCACGATATGGACTCGGAACAGGAAGCGGATGCAGAGAGCAAGGTCGAGGCAGCAGTGGTCACGATCGTCCACGATACTACCACCATCGAGGTTGACATGGAGTCTGCTGAAGGAGACTCCCGTGATCCTACCGACGTTGACATGGCTGACACAGAAGCAATGTCCGTTGACGAGGCCAGTGATCAAGCCTccgacatggacatggatgAAATGACCGAAGAGCAGCTAATCCAAAGCCAGCTGCAGGAGGAGACGATCATGTTCGAGCATCAGACAGTCACCAACACAATCACGATAACGCAGGAGGCTGGGGAGCGGACAGTTTTGCATGAGGGCAAGACCGCTGATGATGCCAATCCTACATCAGAAACAGAGATTATCGAGACATCGCGGATGAGGATGGAGACTTTCGTCGCCAAACCCATGGTCAATGGCGATGAGCGCTTTCTTGAGGCTGCGCCCGAAGACGAAATGGATGTGGATGAGCTGACTGACGCAAAGTCGATGGAATTGGCATCGCCTCCTCCAACGGAACAGTTCCAGTCGCAGTCTCGCGAGGCGGTCAAGCCTGTCGAACAGACCTCGCAAGCCAGCGACCAACTCAACATGTTGGAGGGTGCTCTGCAACTTGTCACTCCAGGCGGGAAACAACAGATTGAAGGCGCCTCGCAGCTGTTCGTCGAGACTCAGCTCCCAGAGGTACCAGAGGCCAATACCAAAGTCTCGGTGCCAGAAATTGACGATGCTCCGTCACAAACCCAGTCCACTGCGCCAGAGGACAAAGCGGAATCGCTTGGCCAGGAGATACCGGAGAACCAGGCGACATCATTCACGACCCCGGTCCAATCTCGAGAAACAATCGAACCTACACTGGAGGCATCAAATGAAGCTGATGCGACTTCACCTACTAACGACGAGTCATCATCACAAGTCCGAGACTACTCGGCGCAACCGTCTGAGGTGCAGTCACCTCTtatcgccgaggacgcctcGGAGGAAGTCAACGCCGCACAACCATCTCCGAGGCGAGGGCGCGGACACCGAAGAGACAGGTCGGACATCGCTCGCAAGGATCAGGATCCTAGCATTAAAGTGGGACGTGCATCCATCGCATCGCGACGGTCGACGCGCCTATCAGACCGCACGACCCCTGACAGCACGCGGGTTACCCGTGCCAGATCACAGAGCCTGGCCGTAAGGAGCGATTCGCCGGATGTTGACGATGATAACGTGCAGCTCGCCAAGATCGCCCTTaagtcgccgtcgcgggctCCTAGGACGAAGTTGCcaaaggaaaaggaggctATCAAGCACGATGAGGCAAAAGagctcaaggagaaggagagggcCAAGTCGAAGGAAATCGAAGGGGAGGAGCCTCCCAAACAGGCCAGCGCGCAGAAGACGCCTGCCGAGTTCAAAGCGCAGCTCACGAGGTCGCTGCGCGCCAACGTTCCCGACTGCATATCGCTCAAGGTGCTCCGGAGTTATCCAGGCAAGGCCGTGAACGTGTTGGCGGTTGCGACGACAGAGCCGCCCGAGGGGAAGCGCGCCAAGGGAGGCCCGCGGGGGATCATGCTGGCGTTCAATGTGACGGATCACTCTATTGCGCCCTCGCAGACGATCTTGGTACAGATCTTCCGGCCGCATAAGACAGCGCTGCCTGTGGTACACCCAGGCGACGCGATTCTGCTGCGTAACTTCAGTGTCATGACACTGACGAGCCGTGGCTTTGGACTCCGAGCCAACGATGGCTCCAGCTGGGCCGTCTTTGAGCACAAGAGCCAGGATGATCTACCGCAGATTCGGGGACCGCCGGTGGAGCTGACGGATGGGGAGACGTCGCATGCGGCTCTGCTGAAGCAGTGGTACAACGGCCTAGATGCAAAGTCGCTTGCGCGGTTGGATAAGGCCAACGTAACGGCGCCTATTGGCAATTGA